The genomic segment GAAAAGGCAAGCTGTTAAAGATTTGGCATCTTTTTTTCCATATCACAcgtaaagttttgttttaaagttaaatAGTGCCATGTTAAATAGTAGTAATGttgaagcatatactgtataaaggtagTCAAAGGTAGGTCTTCGGAAGCCACTATACAGCAGCTCATATACAGAATGTCACCCTGTCTCATGCATTTGTAAATACATTGAACACATGCTTATTTAATTAAGTGAAGAGTGAATAGGAGTGGTCCTTGAGATCtatgggattttgatattttaatttttaatcatcTCTAAATTATACATCACAAATCTCAATTTCTCTCCTAGTATACAAACCAAATTTCATGATAAAATTCTATGACTAAATTTCAgggtaaagtactgtataacaccTGCAGGAATCTGACTCTCCAGGTCTCACGGGATGCCATTACCTTAGTTGTTGTGTTAGAAACAGGACTTTAGCTTCTAAGATGTAATGTATGATCTcacacatttttgtttcttatttctaGGTGTCTTTTGAACAATCGGATTGGAAGGACAATTACAATGCAAAACTCATCCTACGTGACAATTTTATATCTAACCGCATATGATACTAATGGTAATATAAGATATTTGTATTTCACAGgtactttatttgtttttcttttcatactctttggaaatgtaattattataaCAGTAATTACAAGGGAAAGAAAGCTCCATGAACCTATGTACATATTTATTTGTAACCTGACCCTGAATGGTGTGTACGGAAGCACAGCATTTTATCCTCATTGTTTATCCAACCTTCTGTCAGAAACTCCCTCCATATCTAGAGCTGGCTGCTTGATTCAGGTATATTGCCTACACACATATGGAGGATTTGAATATTCAATTTTGGCTCTGATGGCGTATGACCGATATGTGTCCATATGCTATCCATTGATGTATAACAGCATTATGACCCCATTAAAAGTTACTCAGCTGTTAGTCTTTGTATATATGTACCCAGCTTGTATTATGTTTATACATCTAATTCTAACTATTCGTTTACCTCTCTGTGGGTTTATAATAGATAATGTATACTGTGATAACTGGTCAGTTGTGAGGCTGTCATGCTCAGATGTGtctgttaataatatatttggTTTCTTTGTTACAAGTCTTTTGATGGGTGTTCCATTGACTGTGATCATTTACTCTTATGTCAGAATCCTGGCAGTGTGCATGAAATCTACAAAGGAAGCTCGTGCTAAAGCTCTACAGACCTGCACCCCTCATTTACTGAGTTTCACAAATTACAGCATCGCCACATTTTTTGAAGTTCTTCATTTACGTTTTGACCTTAGCAATATGCCCCAAGTAGTACGGATTTTGTTGTCAATGGATTGCATTTTACTTCCTCCTCTTTTAAATCCCGTCATCTATGGAGTTAAATTGCAGGAGATAAGAAAAAGGACAATGAAAATGTTCTTTGGAAGAAAAACTACTTTTGTTTAAGTGTTTTGAGACACAAGGTGACAATAACTTGTCTTCCACatgtaaagtaaaacaaattcaaacagCAGTTGGTAATTGAACAACTTAGCTATTCTGATTTTACACATGGAGTGAGATTAAGAAATCAGTACTGAAACTCATTAATtaattgtcatgtttttttgtaaCCATGTGTTaatcaaatgaaaaattaaattatgcataatGTATGTTTACATTTCTCTGAATTTTCAGATGAACAAAGTCTACAGGTTCCATTTCAAAAggagattttcttttttcaattgtGAATTAACAAACTCCTCCATGCTGGAATATTataggaacaggtaaagatttattcaatgcttaaaagaaaagagacacaacatttcagcggTGCAGTGTTCTTCAGTGGCATTTTGGGTGGTGTCATTCAAGGTGGTGGAATATTATAGTTTCATATAATAGTGTCTTTCACTATAATAGAGCCATCACTGATTGATGACTTCTGTAAGAGGAAACAAGCTTTTCAGACTAAAATCAATTCAAccaaaatcaatcaatcaagaccatcaatttccctttgggatcaataaagtcttatctatctaaaaATACTCCTTATGTACAGCAATACTAGTTTAGAAAAAGCAGAAACTAATTGCTGCAAGACTGCATTTTAGTCTTCTTCatacagccgaaatgttgtgttttctctcttctcttttcagcatggaataaacctatttcttgttccttatTAGTCTAAGGGCTGAGTTGTCTGACAACAGATCAGGGCTCTAAGGACGAAAAGGTGTATAGGTTATTCTATTTTGACACAATGTATGCAAACCCATTTCTCATCAACTTAAAATTTCTGCTCATATTCAGTTGGAAAAACGTGTTAAAAAGTCGTAATGCAAACAGTGCCCAATATTTTTTGTCATATCACTAATGAAATAACGTAAAAACAGTAACATCAAATAGATTTACAGATCTGTAATGTTTTATGCATATATATTATtcatagtggctttaaaacatatgttatttaaaagcaataaacaAAACATAGTTTTGAAGGACTTATGGCCATgaccttatatactgtaattacctGAATGTATGCTGTAACCTTGGCACTGTGTGGCATTGACGGTTCAGTGGAAGAATTCTGGGCATTGCCATGCAAAATGCCTGAGTTCAATTTCTGGCATCTGCTGAGCCCCTTGGGAATCATGCTTCTctaataataacatttaatttgtatACCATATtgacattattattacatttttatatcacAGTGCGTTAAATGTttaatgaatattaaatataaaagtagagctgtttcacaaaaaaattactcagctacagtagatatttaaaaaatagcttATTATTCTAGCTTGTTGTGAATTTAACACAAACTGTAGTGGCCTTAataacatacagtgccttgcgaaagtattcggcccccttgaacttttcaaccttttgccacatttcaggcttcaaacataaagatataaattttttattttatgtgaagaatcaccaacaagtgggacacaattgtgaagtggaacgaaatttattggatttttgaaacttttttaactaataaaaaaatgaaaagtggggcgtgcaaaattattcgtcccccttgcgttaatactttgtagagccaccttttgctgcgattacagctgcaagtcgcttggggtatgtctctatcagttttgcacatcgagagactgaaattcttgcccattcttcctcgcaaaacagctcgagctcagtgaggttggatggagagcgtttgtgatcagcagttttcagctctttccacagattctcgattggattcaggtctggactttgacttggccattcaaacacctggatacgtttatttgtgaaccattcctttgtagattttgctgtatgtttgggatcattgtcttgttggaagataaatctccgtcccagtttcagatcttttgcagactccaacaggttttcatccagaatggtcctgtatttggctgcatccatcatcccctcaattttaaccatcttccctgtccctgctgaagaaaagcaggcccaaaccatgatgctgccaccaccatgtttgacagtggggatggtgtgttgagggtgatgagctgtgttgcttttacgccaaacatatcgttttgcattgtggccaaaaagttcgattttggtttcatctgaccagagcaccttcttccacatgtttggggtgtctcccaggtggcttgtggcaaactttagacgagactttttatggatatctttgagaaatggctttcttcttgccactcttccataaaggccagatttgtgcagtgtaagactgattgttgtcctatggacagactctcccacctcagctgtagttctctgcagttcatccagagtgatcatgggcctcttggctgcatctctgatcagtcttctccttgtctgagctgaaagtttagagggacggccaggtcttggtagatttgcagtggtctgattctccttccatttcaagatgatcgcttgcacagtgctccttgggatgtttgaagcttgggaaatctttttgtatccaaatctggctttaaacttctccacaacagtattacggacctgcctggtgtgttccttggtcttcatgatgctctctgcgctttcaacagaaccttgaaactatcacagagcaggtgcatttatacagagacttgattacacacaggtggattctatttatcaccatcagtcatttaggacaacattggatcattcagagatcctcgctgaacttctggagtgagtttgctgcactgaaagtaaaggggccgaataattttgcacgccccacttttcatttttttattagttaaaaaagtttcaaaaatccaatagatttcgttccacttcacaattgtgtcccacttgttggtgattcttcacataaaataaaaaatgtatatctttatgtttgaagcctgaaatgtggcaaaaggttgaaaagttcaagggggccgaatactttcgcaaggcactgtactatcatactgtatttactgtataaacagttgatttatttaatgtactgtactgttttgtTATCCGTGGATATCACTTTATGTGTGGTACGTCGGGAATTGTAGTCTTTTTTTCGTGTATTTGATTCATGTGGCCGACATTTTCAATCTACAGCATCTAGTACATGCTGTGAAGGAAATATATCCTGGCCCATTTTAAATAGACCATCTCAGAATAAAAAAGGATTTGGAACACCTTTATTCACACAAACAATGTGACAAGTAAAAACAGATGATAGATTAATATAATTCATACCAACATGTCTTAAAATAACAATTGATGGATATTGAATTATACTTATCCACAAATGTGGATTTTTAGCTCCCATGCAGAAGGATAGTTTTACTGGTGACTTAGTCTATGCAAGTCACACAAAAGGGGAGAAACTCTGTGTAGCAGTTACTGCTGAATAATTCTCTATTCAGGTGTGGTGACGAAAGTCCAACCGTGTTGCTCCATTGATCAAGCAGCTAGCTGGTCGCAAGGTCCTGCTGCAGGCTAGACCTCGGTCAGAATTCTGTCTTCACGTATGAGCTCACTCTCTAACTCGATGTTTCAGGAAAAGGTTTAGACAACAAATGTGGCAGGCACGTGGTTCTCTTGTCAGTCAGCCAAGTTGCTTCAATGGAGAGAGGCAAAGATAGAAGTGATACGTACTGCTTTTTAAACGGAGAAAAAAGGATTAGTGTTTGGTCAAGAAGTCAAAAGGTGCAGTAGTTTCCCACACCTAGCAGGTTCCTGATTAGTTGGTCATCTTGTTGGATAGTTGACCATGGTCTGTGACTTTTAAGATAATGTCCAGGTGTCTATGGATATCTGCTAGACATCCAGGTGGCAGCAGTAGACACCTAAAATCCATCTTAAATGCTAGTATTGACACTGGATCTCCACTACCCTGGGAAAGATCTCTATCCAAAACATAAGTTTATCTACCTCACTTGCCCACATGCAAAGACCACTAGGTTATCCTGTGGCTGAGATCACAAAGGGGGGCCTCCTTAGCTACATTCCTGTGACAGACAACAGGGTGCTTGGTCAAGGAGCACACAGATTATTACaaatctttaataacacttaattctaagtaAAATAATCGGCTTCAGTCatacacactctttctgtttaaaatgtgaaaggCCTGAAGTCCTGTAATTCAGAATCCCATCTTGAACTTATTGTACCTTCTATACTAATctgtggacatttttttttggcTGTGTCTAATTGTCTGATTGCAAATTGCTAAGACCATGCTGGCACGTGACTTTCATACTTTAACAAGTCCCTGTGGTGCACTCTCACACAGAGTTCCTTTATCTTATGCTATTGTTTTCATTAATAAGATAAGGACAAAGACTTTAGGTAATCAGCAATTAAGTCATTTCCACAAGGACAGCTTTAGAGCACAAGATGTTCAAATATTCCCCAAGCAGAAGAATACAATATAAAACACAGAAGAACGCGCTGCTTGTTAATACAACAGGTCCACTACAGACAAAAACTCATGAGAAGAATTTTTAAGGTATGTGACAGAGACACTAATAATGTTaggaaataaaatcattttattgatAAATTATATGGACTAGATTTCGATACTGTATCAGGGAAATGAAAATGATAATGGTTAAGTGCATCTGTATAGTCTTCTTCTTAATATTTTGCATAATAATCAGATGTTAGGtcatataaaaatatgtatgcATACACTGTATGTGTAACATATTTTGTCTAGGTGCATAGGTTAAAATGAAAGTGCTAAAGGAATCTGTAAAGAtgtattatgatttttttccaaatcaaATGTAATAGATTTGTTCAACGACTGCGTATATTTGTTAAACGTAATTAGTAGTATGTTAAATAGTGGTAATGATGAAGACAACT from the Lepisosteus oculatus isolate fLepOcu1 chromosome 5, fLepOcu1.hap2, whole genome shotgun sequence genome contains:
- the LOC102685106 gene encoding olfactory receptor 52A5-like, coding for MQNSSYVTILYLTAYDTNGNIRYLYFTGTLFVFLFILFGNVIIITVITRERKLHEPMYIFICNLTLNGVYGSTAFYPHCLSNLLSETPSISRAGCLIQVYCLHTYGGFEYSILALMAYDRYVSICYPLMYNSIMTPLKVTQLILAVCMKSTKEARAKALQTCTPHLLSFTNYSIATFFEVLHLRFDLSNMPQVVRILLSMDCILLPPLLNPVIYGVKLQEIRKRTMKMFFGRKTTFV